From one Candidatus Cloacimonadota bacterium genomic stretch:
- a CDS encoding phage tail assembly protein, giving the protein MKIKLSKPIMINGTEVKEINIDFDKLTGNDIINASREAQLLGENIVVPEFSKQYLAIVAAKASGINVEDINNLPARDFTAITIAVQNFLLK; this is encoded by the coding sequence ATGAAAATAAAACTTAGTAAGCCAATTATGATTAATGGAACAGAAGTAAAAGAGATAAATATTGATTTCGATAAACTAACTGGCAATGACATCATCAATGCATCAAGAGAGGCACAACTTTTAGGCGAAAATATTGTCGTTCCAGAATTTTCTAAGCAATATCTTGCAATCGTTGCAGCTAAAGCAAGCGGTATAAACGTTGAAGATATCAATAACTTACCCGCAAGGGATTTCACTGCCATTACAATCGCTGTGCAAAATTTTTTGCTCAAGTAG
- a CDS encoding phage major tail tube protein gives MANQVPETLINFRVYLDGTDLIGVADVELPSVEAMTETVKGAGLAGEIDSPTLGHFGSMTCTLNWRTVEKPTLELAAQKAHNLDLRGASQIYDAGAGQYFVRPVRVVLRAIPKTSVNLGNLDVGVTAGASNVFEVVYLKVDVGGSTLIEIDKFNYICKINGIDYLLQVKAALGIE, from the coding sequence CTGGCAAATCAAGTTCCGGAGACGTTGATTAATTTTAGAGTTTACCTCGACGGCACGGATTTAATAGGAGTTGCCGACGTGGAGCTTCCAAGCGTGGAGGCAATGACGGAGACGGTGAAGGGTGCTGGCTTAGCCGGTGAGATAGACAGTCCTACACTTGGCCATTTCGGCAGCATGACTTGTACGCTCAACTGGCGGACTGTTGAGAAACCCACGCTTGAGCTGGCAGCCCAGAAGGCACATAACCTTGATCTAAGGGGTGCAAGCCAGATTTACGATGCCGGGGCTGGCCAATATTTCGTTAGACCGGTAAGGGTAGTGCTGCGTGCGATTCCAAAAACGTCAGTCAATTTGGGGAATTTGGATGTTGGCGTAACGGCAGGCGCATCAAACGTATTTGAAGTTGTATATCTTAAAGTTGATGTTGGTGGGTCTACATTGATTGAAATAGATAAATTTAATTACATTTGCAAGATTAATGGTATAGATTACCTATTACAAGTCAAAGCTGCCCTTGGTATCGAGTAG